A region of Chitinophaga horti DNA encodes the following proteins:
- a CDS encoding DUF3347 domain-containing protein, with product MGLKLLGLAAVAGLLTMSACQQQGKTGETAAADEQAAFQAPYPGVFYDSLKGALTNYYHLSGSLVAANTIKANDAALSLKSSIDSLPVDVLRSDSAIFTLVKSTTGDISAELTGLMGETDLEKKRASYQMVSDMLFDLIKATGLKGQTVYRQYCPMAFDDKGAYWLSDQTEIRNPYFGDEMLTCGAVTDTLRYQ from the coding sequence ATGGGATTGAAACTTTTAGGATTGGCGGCAGTAGCAGGGCTTTTGACGATGTCGGCGTGCCAGCAGCAAGGTAAAACGGGTGAAACGGCAGCGGCTGACGAACAAGCGGCCTTCCAGGCGCCGTACCCCGGCGTGTTTTACGATTCGTTGAAGGGGGCGCTGACTAACTACTACCATCTTTCCGGATCGCTCGTGGCAGCCAATACGATCAAAGCCAACGACGCGGCCCTTTCCTTAAAAAGTAGCATCGACAGTTTGCCGGTGGACGTACTCCGTTCCGACTCAGCCATTTTTACATTGGTGAAGTCTACCACGGGCGACATTAGTGCGGAACTGACGGGCCTGATGGGCGAAACGGACCTAGAGAAAAAACGGGCATCTTACCAGATGGTGTCGGATATGCTGTTCGACCTCATTAAAGCGACCGGCCTGAAGGGACAAACGGTTTACCGTCAATACTGCCCGATGGCCTTCGACGATAAGGGCGCTTACTGGCTGAGCGACCAAACGGAGATCCGTAACCCATATTTCGGCGACGAAATGCTTACCTGCGGCGCTGTAACCGACACGCTGCGTTACCAATAA
- a CDS encoding ABC-F family ATP-binding cassette domain-containing protein, with protein sequence MLLALQDVTFEFGARTIVRNASWHIVPGDRVGLIGMNGTGKSTLLRIINGEYSISGGSLNKAKNLSLGFFNQDLLSFESDDSILEVGMMAFGEALKVEKDLERLVAEMEHNESEALLNEYSDKLHLFETLDGYNMRNKSAQVLEGLGFSTADLERPYSQFSGGWRMRVLLARLILQHPDVLMLDEPTNHLDLPSIEWLERYLQTYDGAVIIVSHDRFFLDKMVNKVVELYQQELHHYAGNYSNYEVEKDMRRELQQRAYENQQDYIRQQERFIERFKAKASKAAQAQSVMKRLDKIERIEQVDSGPSKIRINFSVDKQPGKILLTLSDVSKSFGKIEVLNHTGAEINRGDKIALIGANGKGKSTLLRIIAGTEPVSGERIPGHNVVTSFYAQHQLESLNLDYEILDELKTSGSGRSEMELRSLLGCFLFNGDDVFKKIRILSGGEKARVALAKTIISQANFMLLDEPTNHLDMLSVQMLIDALNKYEGSFVLVSHDRYFVSQTANKIWEIVNGEIKEFKGTYAEWEEYKKRQAQREAQAQQQAAAEKKAASANEQVKKAAAPPPAPVKGAGAIDKEAQKELQKQQKQFSQIESQLASLKTRKGKLEEEMGDPATYADPKKFKSCEEEYAHVGKELDRVNQQYEKVFEAIMELEAKLGN encoded by the coding sequence ATGCTGTTAGCATTACAGGATGTAACCTTTGAGTTTGGGGCCAGGACCATCGTTCGGAACGCTTCCTGGCACATTGTGCCCGGCGACCGGGTGGGCCTTATCGGCATGAACGGAACGGGCAAATCGACACTGCTCAGAATTATTAATGGCGAATACTCTATTTCAGGCGGAAGCCTTAATAAAGCCAAAAACTTATCGCTCGGCTTCTTTAACCAGGACCTGCTCAGCTTCGAGTCCGACGACTCGATCCTCGAAGTGGGCATGATGGCTTTTGGAGAAGCCCTGAAGGTGGAAAAGGACCTCGAGCGCCTGGTGGCGGAAATGGAACATAACGAAAGCGAGGCGTTGCTGAACGAGTACAGTGACAAACTGCACCTCTTTGAAACGCTGGACGGTTATAACATGCGCAACAAATCGGCGCAGGTGCTGGAAGGCCTCGGCTTCAGCACGGCCGACCTGGAAAGGCCTTACAGCCAGTTCTCGGGTGGCTGGCGTATGCGTGTGCTCCTTGCACGCCTCATCCTGCAGCACCCGGACGTGCTGATGCTTGACGAACCTACGAACCACCTTGACCTTCCCTCTATCGAATGGCTGGAAAGGTACCTGCAGACGTACGACGGCGCGGTGATCATTGTATCGCACGACCGTTTCTTCCTGGATAAGATGGTAAATAAAGTGGTGGAACTGTACCAGCAGGAGTTGCATCACTATGCGGGCAACTACTCTAACTACGAAGTGGAGAAGGACATGCGCCGCGAGCTGCAGCAGCGGGCTTACGAGAACCAGCAGGACTACATCCGCCAGCAGGAACGGTTTATCGAACGCTTTAAGGCCAAAGCCTCTAAGGCGGCGCAGGCACAGAGTGTGATGAAGCGGCTTGACAAGATCGAACGTATCGAACAGGTGGATAGCGGTCCTTCCAAGATCCGGATCAACTTTTCGGTGGACAAGCAGCCGGGTAAGATCCTGCTGACCTTGAGCGACGTATCAAAGAGCTTTGGCAAGATCGAAGTATTGAATCATACCGGCGCGGAAATTAATCGTGGCGACAAGATAGCCCTCATCGGGGCGAACGGTAAGGGTAAGTCTACCCTGCTGCGCATCATTGCAGGTACCGAGCCGGTAAGCGGTGAACGTATTCCCGGACATAACGTGGTCACCAGTTTCTACGCGCAGCACCAGCTGGAGTCGCTGAACCTGGACTACGAGATTCTCGATGAGTTGAAAACCAGCGGTAGTGGCCGTTCTGAAATGGAACTCCGCTCCCTCCTGGGTTGCTTCCTGTTTAACGGGGACGATGTATTTAAAAAGATCCGCATCCTTTCCGGTGGTGAGAAAGCGCGTGTGGCATTGGCTAAGACGATCATCAGTCAGGCCAACTTCATGCTGCTGGATGAGCCCACGAACCACCTTGATATGTTATCGGTTCAAATGCTGATCGATGCATTGAACAAATACGAGGGTAGTTTCGTTCTTGTATCGCACGACCGTTATTTCGTGAGCCAGACCGCCAACAAGATCTGGGAAATCGTGAACGGCGAGATCAAAGAGTTTAAAGGTACCTACGCTGAGTGGGAAGAGTATAAGAAACGCCAGGCGCAACGTGAAGCACAGGCGCAGCAACAGGCTGCGGCGGAGAAGAAAGCGGCCAGCGCGAACGAGCAGGTGAAGAAGGCGGCAGCGCCTCCTCCGGCACCGGTAAAAGGCGCCGGCGCCATCGATAAAGAAGCGCAGAAGGAGTTGCAGAAGCAGCAGAAACAATTCTCGCAGATAGAATCGCAGCTCGCCAGTCTGAAAACCCGAAAAGGCAAACTGGAAGAAGAAATGGGCGATCCGGCCACGTATGCCGATCCGAAGAAGTTTAAGAGCTGCGAAGAGGAATACGCGCACGTAGGTAAAGAGCTCGACCGGGTGAACCAGCAATATGAAAAGGTGTTTGAAGCCATCATGGAGCTGGAAGCTAAACTGGGTAACTAG
- a CDS encoding response regulator: MQKILVVEDEVKVANAVKKGLEENGFEVDVAYDGRMGKGLAAGGKYDLVILDLNLPHANGYELCEVIRSRNAKVPIIMLTALGGLDDKMQAFDLGADDYLVKPFDFRELLARIRVFLKRMGAEVATGAGNRLVIADLEIDREKKDVIRAGKKIMLTAKEYQLLEFLALNKGKVISKLTIAEKVWDIDFDTGTNVIEVYVNFLRKKIDKDFDTKLLHTKTGMGYYLAEE, translated from the coding sequence ATGCAGAAAATACTGGTAGTTGAAGACGAAGTGAAAGTAGCCAATGCCGTGAAAAAGGGGTTGGAGGAGAATGGCTTTGAAGTAGACGTGGCATACGACGGCCGCATGGGCAAAGGCCTGGCAGCCGGCGGTAAATACGATCTCGTTATTCTTGACCTGAACCTGCCGCACGCCAATGGCTACGAACTTTGTGAAGTGATCCGCAGCCGCAACGCCAAAGTGCCCATCATCATGCTTACCGCCCTCGGTGGTCTCGATGATAAGATGCAGGCCTTTGACCTGGGGGCGGACGACTACCTCGTAAAACCTTTTGATTTTCGTGAACTGTTGGCGCGCATCCGGGTATTCTTAAAACGGATGGGCGCCGAAGTTGCGACCGGGGCGGGTAACCGTCTCGTTATCGCCGACCTGGAAATCGATCGTGAAAAGAAAGACGTGATCAGGGCCGGCAAAAAGATTATGCTTACCGCCAAGGAATACCAGCTGCTGGAGTTCCTGGCGCTGAACAAAGGCAAGGTGATCTCCAAACTCACCATCGCCGAAAAGGTATGGGATATCGACTTCGATACAGGTACCAATGTGATAGAAGTGTACGTAAACTTCCTCCGCAAAAAGATCGATAAAGACTTCGATACTAAACTGCTGCATACCAAAACAGGCATGGGTTACTACCTGGCCGAAGAGTAG
- a CDS encoding sensor histidine kinase: MKIKFKIALYYTVTATVLLVTFATLAYFLSVKERRQEFQDRLEYRARSVASVLEEGIRQETQLLKKLEETSFQDLYRESIVVYNHNNDVVYSSQRDTAISIKIDILKFIRRGGVYHFERDNLETVGIYHDKGKEPLVIIVSALDKYGLSFVASLRQILLIELAISVILLVGIAYLFARKMMQPVNRLVQEVNSINANNLQDNRVTITGKDEIASLGGNFNTMLQRLSNSFDLQKSFVSNASHELRTPLASMISQLQVTLSRSRTPEEYEQTLHSVLEDAENLSDLTNGLLQLAQSDMNQSQSLFRPVRIDELLLELPNLIKLKQKGSARVEINFGDIPDNEAMVTCNGNESLLKVLFLNLVDNACKFSPDNAAAVTIHTEPGQIVVAVRDNGIGIPAEEISKVFEPFYRAQNAAAMRGHGLGLSICKRIVGIHHGVISVEAKVGEGTTFEVRLPAVG; this comes from the coding sequence ATGAAGATCAAATTCAAAATAGCGCTTTATTATACGGTTACCGCGACCGTATTACTCGTTACATTCGCTACCCTCGCCTATTTTCTCTCCGTTAAAGAACGCCGCCAGGAGTTCCAGGACCGCCTCGAATACCGCGCCCGCTCCGTAGCCAGCGTACTCGAAGAAGGCATCCGCCAGGAAACCCAGTTGCTCAAGAAGCTGGAGGAAACCTCCTTCCAGGACCTGTACCGCGAAAGCATCGTGGTATATAACCATAACAATGATGTGGTGTACTCCAGTCAGCGCGACACCGCCATCAGCATCAAGATTGATATATTGAAGTTCATTCGTCGCGGCGGCGTGTATCACTTCGAACGGGATAACCTGGAGACCGTGGGCATCTATCACGACAAGGGCAAAGAACCGCTTGTAATCATTGTTTCCGCGCTCGACAAATACGGCCTGAGTTTCGTCGCCAGTCTCCGGCAAATACTATTGATAGAACTGGCTATCTCGGTGATACTGCTCGTCGGCATCGCTTACCTCTTCGCCCGCAAAATGATGCAGCCCGTTAACCGGCTGGTGCAGGAAGTGAACAGCATCAACGCCAATAACCTGCAGGACAATCGTGTAACCATTACCGGTAAGGACGAAATAGCCTCGCTGGGCGGTAACTTCAATACCATGCTGCAACGCCTGAGTAACTCCTTCGACTTGCAGAAAAGCTTCGTGAGCAACGCCTCGCACGAGCTGCGTACCCCGCTGGCGTCGATGATCAGCCAGTTGCAGGTAACCTTGTCGCGCTCCCGCACGCCCGAAGAATACGAGCAAACACTCCACTCTGTTCTGGAAGATGCCGAGAACCTCTCCGACCTTACCAACGGCCTGTTACAACTCGCCCAGTCTGATATGAACCAGTCCCAGTCGTTGTTTCGCCCCGTACGCATCGACGAACTGTTACTGGAACTTCCCAACCTCATTAAACTCAAACAGAAAGGCAGCGCCCGCGTGGAGATCAACTTCGGCGACATACCGGACAACGAGGCCATGGTGACCTGCAACGGCAACGAAAGCCTGCTGAAAGTACTGTTTCTCAACCTGGTCGACAACGCCTGCAAATTCTCCCCCGATAACGCCGCTGCTGTCACCATTCACACCGAACCCGGCCAGATCGTGGTTGCCGTGCGGGACAACGGTATTGGCATCCCCGCAGAAGAGATCAGCAAAGTATTTGAACCCTTTTACCGCGCGCAGAATGCTGCGGCCATGCGTGGGCATGGGTTGGGTTTGTCGATCTGTAAACGTATTGTCGGTATTCACCATGGCGTGATTAGTGTGGAGGCGAAGGTGGGTGAAGGGACGACGTTTGAGGTGAGGTTGCCGGCGGTGGGGTAA
- a CDS encoding sensor histidine kinase: protein MMRLILQWKLHHVLFWTTFFMVWLLLRFDDYPAMAPTILAGLLKVLSLAAAVYFTNYVLIPQLLYTRRYLLFALAFTILVVITGMVIIRLLNLILLPYVMDIRKWPNATLGAQIYDVFIPLFFMVGAAAGIKFYLDRQKALRQSAEQELEYLRAQMNPHSLFNSLNAIYFLIDKENKTARDTLMQFSGLLRYQLYDANTPRIAIEKELEYLRSYVDIQRLRHDSHYDIAFTCDGDVRGMEIAPMLLIPFIENVFKHLSSHAPGMNTASIRISRYRQGVRLETFNTRDQQTVTTGGIGLANAKRRLALLYPQRHQLEIETTADTYSVILDITLL from the coding sequence ATGATGCGCCTGATCCTCCAATGGAAACTGCACCACGTTTTGTTCTGGACCACCTTTTTCATGGTCTGGCTACTGCTGCGGTTCGACGATTACCCGGCCATGGCTCCTACCATACTGGCCGGGCTGTTAAAGGTATTATCGCTCGCGGCCGCTGTTTACTTTACGAATTATGTACTGATCCCCCAGCTGCTATACACGCGCCGCTACCTGTTATTTGCACTGGCTTTTACGATACTGGTGGTTATCACCGGCATGGTTATTATCCGTTTACTAAACCTGATTTTGTTGCCTTACGTGATGGACATCCGCAAGTGGCCGAATGCTACGCTGGGCGCGCAGATATACGATGTGTTCATCCCGTTATTCTTTATGGTGGGTGCGGCAGCGGGTATCAAGTTTTACCTCGACCGGCAGAAGGCATTGCGGCAGAGCGCGGAACAGGAGCTGGAATACCTGCGGGCGCAAATGAACCCGCATTCGCTTTTCAACTCACTGAATGCGATCTATTTCCTGATCGATAAGGAGAATAAAACGGCCCGCGATACGCTGATGCAGTTCTCGGGGCTGTTGCGTTACCAGCTGTACGACGCAAACACGCCGCGCATCGCCATAGAAAAGGAATTGGAGTACCTGCGCAGTTATGTAGATATACAGCGGCTGCGGCATGACAGTCACTACGATATCGCTTTCACTTGTGATGGGGACGTTCGTGGCATGGAGATCGCGCCAATGTTGCTGATCCCGTTTATCGAAAATGTATTTAAACATCTCTCCTCGCATGCGCCGGGAATGAATACTGCGAGCATCCGCATCAGCCGTTACAGGCAGGGTGTACGGCTGGAAACGTTTAATACGCGGGACCAGCAGACGGTGACGACAGGCGGTATCGGGCTGGCCAACGCGAAACGACGCCTGGCACTGCTTTACCCGCAACGGCATCAACTCGAAATAGAAACGACTGCCGATACCTATTCCGTGATCCTTGATATTACATTGTTATGA
- a CDS encoding LytR/AlgR family response regulator transcription factor, which produces MNLRCMIIDDEPLARKGLREYLADTPGLELTGEYEHPAAALPALSADKPDLLFLDIRMPKINGVDFLRSLPHPPMVIFTTAHSEYALDAFELNVIDYLVKPFSFERYLKAVTKARDFAARHRPEQPAADHFFIKCDNKLEKVMYDDILFVEALQNYIAVHTKQRKFVTYLTFKAMEDYLPVSHFIKVHKSFIVSLNKIDSIDGQDVFVAGHQLPVSRSLKDEVMARVLQDRYLRR; this is translated from the coding sequence ATGAATTTACGCTGCATGATCATCGATGACGAGCCCCTCGCCCGCAAGGGTTTAAGGGAATACCTTGCAGATACACCGGGACTGGAGTTAACCGGCGAGTACGAGCATCCCGCGGCCGCACTCCCGGCGTTGTCGGCGGATAAGCCTGACTTACTGTTTCTCGACATCCGCATGCCGAAAATAAACGGCGTGGACTTCCTGCGCTCGCTGCCGCATCCCCCGATGGTGATCTTTACCACGGCCCATAGCGAGTATGCTTTGGATGCGTTCGAGTTAAATGTGATCGATTACCTGGTGAAACCTTTCTCTTTTGAAAGATACCTGAAAGCGGTAACGAAGGCCCGTGACTTCGCTGCCCGCCACCGTCCGGAGCAGCCGGCCGCCGATCACTTCTTCATCAAGTGTGATAATAAGCTGGAGAAGGTCATGTACGACGATATCCTGTTCGTAGAAGCGCTGCAGAACTACATCGCTGTGCATACGAAGCAACGGAAATTCGTTACGTATCTCACATTCAAAGCGATGGAAGATTACCTGCCGGTTTCCCACTTCATCAAAGTACACAAGTCGTTTATCGTATCGCTAAATAAAATTGATAGCATTGATGGCCAGGATGTGTTTGTCGCCGGGCATCAGCTGCCCGTAAGCAGATCTTTAAAGGACGAGGTAATGGCGCGGGTGTTGCAGGACAGGTATCTGAGGCGATAG
- a CDS encoding TolC family protein — MEAARKAFFPSLTISPYVGYNAFKANLLFQSPASLAWGVLGGLTAPIFNQRQLKAGYDISKASAYTAFYQYQQTVVNSYRDVGTAMNAVENQQQTYRLKRREVDMLKNAVSTANVLYSTGYASYLEVITAQKSVLEAELTLVNTQRGMYRGLVSLYRALGGS, encoded by the coding sequence GTGGAAGCCGCGCGGAAAGCCTTTTTCCCGTCGCTTACCATTTCGCCTTATGTTGGATACAATGCCTTTAAAGCCAATCTGCTGTTTCAATCGCCCGCATCACTGGCCTGGGGCGTACTTGGCGGCCTTACCGCGCCCATATTTAACCAGCGGCAGCTAAAGGCCGGATACGACATCAGTAAAGCCAGCGCCTACACGGCGTTTTACCAATACCAGCAAACCGTTGTCAATTCTTACCGCGACGTAGGCACCGCTATGAACGCTGTAGAAAACCAGCAGCAAACGTATCGCCTGAAAAGGAGAGAAGTGGATATGCTGAAGAACGCTGTGTCGACCGCCAACGTGCTGTATTCCACCGGTTATGCCTCTTACCTTGAAGTGATTACCGCGCAGAAAAGCGTACTGGAAGCGGAGTTAACGCTGGTAAACACGCAGCGCGGCATGTACCGCGGACTTGTGTCGCTTTATCGCGCACTGGGAGGAAGCTGA
- a CDS encoding TolC family protein, with amino-acid sequence MKLYKYLIIPAAVLTSACGTEKHLTLPAAIATPAMHAAGGDSLRTDNLRNVFHDAKLQALIDTLLANNFDLLAATQRIQTARAQLMLAKNASLPSLDVSVRAGVERYGDYTLNGVGNFDTNLSPNIDKDRRIPGPTPDYFAGLRSSWEADIWGKLRTRKRAAYERMLAAEEGRQLLKTQLVAAVTGMYYELAALDTELEIIRRNITLQESAVATVNIQKAGGRATELAVQQFSAQLLSTQALEFSVKQEIAALEFQLNAVLGRLPQNIQRREFPKDSLVLPALQGIMASQLLARPDIRQAEKELAAAKLDGCGSRAESLFPVAYHFALCWIQCL; translated from the coding sequence ATGAAACTATATAAATATCTTATCATACCCGCCGCCGTGCTTACGAGCGCCTGCGGCACCGAAAAACACCTTACGCTGCCCGCTGCCATCGCCACACCGGCGATGCATGCGGCGGGCGGCGACTCGCTGCGAACCGACAACCTGCGCAATGTTTTTCATGACGCAAAACTTCAGGCGCTCATCGATACACTGCTGGCGAACAACTTCGACTTACTGGCAGCCACACAACGCATCCAAACCGCACGGGCGCAACTGATGCTCGCCAAAAACGCAAGCCTGCCTTCGCTGGATGTGAGCGTTCGCGCAGGCGTGGAGCGCTATGGTGACTACACGCTTAATGGCGTGGGTAATTTCGATACTAACCTGTCGCCCAACATCGATAAGGACCGACGTATTCCCGGCCCGACGCCCGATTATTTCGCAGGCTTACGCAGTTCCTGGGAAGCCGACATCTGGGGTAAACTTCGTACCCGAAAACGCGCCGCCTACGAACGTATGCTCGCGGCAGAAGAAGGTCGTCAGCTCCTGAAAACGCAACTCGTAGCCGCCGTTACCGGCATGTATTACGAACTGGCCGCGTTGGATACCGAGCTGGAAATCATCCGCCGTAACATCACGTTACAGGAAAGCGCTGTCGCCACCGTAAACATTCAGAAAGCGGGTGGACGCGCCACAGAGTTAGCCGTACAGCAGTTTTCAGCCCAATTGCTCAGCACACAGGCCCTGGAGTTCAGTGTTAAGCAGGAAATAGCCGCCCTGGAGTTTCAGTTGAACGCAGTACTCGGCCGGCTGCCGCAAAACATCCAACGGCGCGAGTTCCCAAAAGATTCACTCGTGCTGCCTGCTTTACAAGGCATCATGGCCAGTCAGCTATTAGCACGCCCAGACATCCGCCAGGCAGAGAAGGAACTGGCCGCCGCTAAACTGGATGGATGTGGAAGCCGCGCGGAAAGCCTTTTTCCCGTCGCTTACCATTTCGCCTTATGTTGGATACAATGCCTTTAA